The sequence below is a genomic window from Providencia rettgeri.
GTTTTTTCCACCAAGGAGAGGTACTCACGTTATCAGTGGTAGCCTTGCTCTGGGGTGATTTTTCCTCTGAATACATAGTAACTCCAATAGGTATAAACCAAAATAACAGGAATAATGAATAACGCACCAACTAACATAAAGCCTAAACTTTCGGGTGGGCCTGCGGCATCACGGAAACTGACAGCGGGTGGGATGAGTGTCGGCCAAATACTGATGCCTAAACCCGTAAACCCAAGGAAAATTAACATTAAAGCTGCTAAGAATGGCACGCTATCGAACCGTTGGCGCTTAGCACTTTTTAGGATCAACCAAGTGCAGCCTAATACCAGTAATGGAACGGGTAAGAAGAAGAACAGGTTTGGTAGTGAGAACCAACGCTCAAAGACTGCGTCATTTAACATTGGAGTCCAGAAACTGATCACCGCAATTACCGCTAACATCAGTAATGTTAATGGCCGTAGGACACGATACATCGTGCTACGTAAGTGTCCCTCCGTTTTCATGATCAGCCAACCACACGCTAATAGCGCATAAGCAACTACGAGGCCAAATCCGCAAAACAGTGGGAAAGGTGCGAACCAATCGAAATAACCACCCATGTAAACACGGTTTTCCACATGGAAACCTTGGATAAAGGCACCCACGACGACACCTTGAACAAAGGTGGCGAAAATCGAGCCCCAAATAAAGGCATGGTCCCAATGACGACGGTGTGATTCATCCGCTCTAAAGCGAAATTCAAAGGCGACCCCGCGGAAAATCAAGGCTAACAACATGAAAGTTAATGGGATTGATAATGCATCAAGAACAATTGCATAAGCGAGAGGGAAAGCACCAAATAGAGCTGCCCCACCTAAAACTAACCAAGTTTCATTGCCATCCCATACAGGGGCAACGCTGTTCATCATGAGATCACGGTCTTGGCTGTCCTTTAGCGCAGGGTAAAGGATCCCAATACCTAAATCGAACCCATCCATAACAATATACATCAACATACTAAATACGATGATGACAAACCAAATGAGAGGTAAATCAATGCCCATGAGCTGCGTCCTCCGCGATACCTTTACGAATTAATTTCATCATGTACATATAGCCAATCCCGAATACACCACCATATACGACAAAAAAGGCGATCAAGCTGATGCTCATGTGCATTTCACCATGTGCACTGACCGCATCAGAGGTTCTTTGTAGCCCGTAAACCACCCATGGTTGACGGCCTATTTCGGTGGTAAACCAACCCGCCAGGATGGCGATCAACCCAGAAGGTGCCATTAAAAACATAAAACGTAAGAATGTTTTCGACTCATAAAGGTTTTTACGATAACGCAGCCATAAACCCCAGACTCCAGCCGCTATCATCAACAAACCGAGCCCAACCATCACACGGAATGACCAAAAGACCATAAACACGTTAGGCCTATCTTCTGGGGCATATTCTTTTAACGCAGGGACTTGTTTGTCGATGCTGTGGGTTAAAATCAGACTTGCTAAATAAGGAATTTCGATAGCGAATTCGGTTTTTTCTTTTTCTTGGTTTGGAATACCAAACAAGATAAGTGGAGTGGCTTCTCCGGGTTTGTTTTCCCAGTGTCCTTCCATTGCGGCGACTTTAACGGGTTGATGTTTAAGTGTATTTAGGCCATGAGCATCCCCAATTAAAGCTTGAGCAGGGGCTAAGAGCAAAATCAACCACAAGGACATGGAAAACATTTTTTTCATGGCGCTGGACTTGTTGCCTTTGAGCAAGTGCCAAGCCGCAGATGCACCAATAAAAAATGCCGCTGCAAGGAATGCTGCGGTGGTCATATGCAATAAACGGTAAGGGAACGATGGGTTGAAAATGACGGCCAACCAATCAACGGGGACAATACGACCATCGATGATTTCGAAACCTTGCGGTGTTTGCATAAAACTGTTAGATGCCAAAATCCAGAAGGTGGAAATGATGGTACCTAATGCAACCATACAGGTGGCAAAAAAGTGTAGTTTTTCACCCACTCGGTTCATGCCAAACAGCATGACACCAAGGAAACCGGCTTCTAAGAAGAACGCGGTAAGCACTTCATAAGTGAGTAGCGGCCCTGTAATACCCCCGGCAAAGTCTGAGAAAAAGCTCCAGTTAGTGCCGAATTGGTATGCCATGACCAAACCAGAAACAACCCCCATTCCGAAGTTAACTGCAAAAACTTTTGACCAAAAATGGAACAGTTTTATATAGTCTTCATCACGAGTTTTAAGCCATAAACCTTGTAGCACCGCAAGGTAACTTGCTAGCCCAATAGTAATGGCGGGAAAAATAATATGAAACGAGACCGTAAACGCAAATTGTATACGGGCAAGTTCCAGCGCAGTTAGTCCAAACATATTGACCCCTGAGTGGATATGTTAATGGCACGCAATATTTAACGTTCTGATGAGAGCAATTGATGCGCTGATCCTTAGCAAAAGGAATTGCTCACAAATGGAGTGCAAAATAACCGCAATCCAACGAAAAATGTTTTGTGCTTATAGTTAAAAAAAAGTCAGGTGAATGTGTGGATAAGTAGAACATGAGACGATAAACTATAATAGTAACAATTATTGGGATATTAACTATAACAGTTGAGGCGGCTATGACGAGATACGAACAATTAGCAGCGCAAATTCGTCAGCAAATTGAAGACAATATCTGGCAAGTGGGCGACAGATTACCTTCATTGAGGGAAAGTGTTAAACAGTCAGGTTTAAGCTTAATGACTGTCGTGCAAGCATACCAGCTGCTTGAAAGCCAAGGATGGGTCGTTGCTCGACCGCAATCAGGGTATTACGTGGCAAACCGCAATAACGCATTTGCTGCCGCAAAAGGAGGAAAAGGACTACATTTGAATGAAAATGTAGAGATTAACGCCTCTATTTTTGGTGTCCTACAGGCTTGTAAGGACCCGAATATTATCCCATTTGGCTCCGCATTTCCAGAGCCAGCTTTGTTGGATGATCCAAAACTCGCGAAATCACTCGCATCTGTTGCTAGGCGTTTATCTAAATTTAATACACCGGCTAACTTGCCGCCCGGTAATGAGCAACTGCGTCGTAACATTGCTCAACGCTATGCAACTCAAGGGATCCATGTCGCGCCCGATGAAATCGTTATTACTGCTGGGGCAATGGAATCTTTGGTTCTGAGTTTACAATCAGTGACTCAGCCAGGGGATTGGGTGGTTATCGAATCACCTGCATTTTATGGTTCACTGCAAGCAATTGAACGGTTAAAACTTAAGGCGATAGCCATTAAAACAGACCCACTATTTGGGATTGACCTTGATGCATTAGAGGATATTGTGAACAAATATCCGATTAAAGCCTGTTGGCTAATGACGCATTATCAAAATCCATTAGGCGGAACGATGCCGCAAACGAATAAAAGGCGTCTGGTAGATATCCTTAATAAACATCAAATTGCTTTAATTGAAGACGACGTCTATGGGGAACTTTATTTTGGTAGCAAACAACCAATACCTGCCAAGGGGCTAGACACCAAAGGTAATTTCTTTCATTGCTCT
It includes:
- the cydB gene encoding cytochrome d ubiquinol oxidase subunit II; protein product: MGIDLPLIWFVIIVFSMLMYIVMDGFDLGIGILYPALKDSQDRDLMMNSVAPVWDGNETWLVLGGAALFGAFPLAYAIVLDALSIPLTFMLLALIFRGVAFEFRFRADESHRRHWDHAFIWGSIFATFVQGVVVGAFIQGFHVENRVYMGGYFDWFAPFPLFCGFGLVVAYALLACGWLIMKTEGHLRSTMYRVLRPLTLLMLAVIAVISFWTPMLNDAVFERWFSLPNLFFFLPVPLLVLGCTWLILKSAKRQRFDSVPFLAALMLIFLGFTGLGISIWPTLIPPAVSFRDAAGPPESLGFMLVGALFIIPVILVYTYWSYYVFRGKITPEQGYH
- a CDS encoding cytochrome ubiquinol oxidase subunit I, with amino-acid sequence MFGLTALELARIQFAFTVSFHIIFPAITIGLASYLAVLQGLWLKTRDEDYIKLFHFWSKVFAVNFGMGVVSGLVMAYQFGTNWSFFSDFAGGITGPLLTYEVLTAFFLEAGFLGVMLFGMNRVGEKLHFFATCMVALGTIISTFWILASNSFMQTPQGFEIIDGRIVPVDWLAVIFNPSFPYRLLHMTTAAFLAAAFFIGASAAWHLLKGNKSSAMKKMFSMSLWLILLLAPAQALIGDAHGLNTLKHQPVKVAAMEGHWENKPGEATPLILFGIPNQEKEKTEFAIEIPYLASLILTHSIDKQVPALKEYAPEDRPNVFMVFWSFRVMVGLGLLMIAAGVWGLWLRYRKNLYESKTFLRFMFLMAPSGLIAILAGWFTTEIGRQPWVVYGLQRTSDAVSAHGEMHMSISLIAFFVVYGGVFGIGYMYMMKLIRKGIAEDAAHGH
- a CDS encoding PLP-dependent aminotransferase family protein, whose translation is MTRYEQLAAQIRQQIEDNIWQVGDRLPSLRESVKQSGLSLMTVVQAYQLLESQGWVVARPQSGYYVANRNNAFAAAKGGKGLHLNENVEINASIFGVLQACKDPNIIPFGSAFPEPALLDDPKLAKSLASVARRLSKFNTPANLPPGNEQLRRNIAQRYATQGIHVAPDEIVITAGAMESLVLSLQSVTQPGDWVVIESPAFYGSLQAIERLKLKAIAIKTDPLFGIDLDALEDIVNKYPIKACWLMTHYQNPLGGTMPQTNKRRLVDILNKHQIALIEDDVYGELYFGSKQPIPAKGLDTKGNFFHCSSFSKCLAPGYRVGWVAAGQHATKIQHLQMMSTVSASVPTQLAIAEYLSLGGYDSHLRKLRLTMEQRQHQMLSAIAKYMPSSVKVNTPKGGYFLWLEFEPPFNAIRLYQLALKEGISIAPGSMFSTSDQFNHAFRLNASFTWNERVEEAMKTLGRLCHFLINERRD